The following proteins are encoded in a genomic region of Chelmon rostratus isolate fCheRos1 chromosome 3, fCheRos1.pri, whole genome shotgun sequence:
- the lcorl gene encoding mucin-4 isoform X1: protein MATVQCSKCTAERKGFRRELDSWRHKLIHCVGFESILEGIYGQMLLRDLNLFDDCEPEEVDDWSPETSCSQCSFCNLPLDKPSDQVPAATSPLSSPSDYSPCQAPTISESNQSAHRFLQAVFHRKDVSVGCDSNIPLVAQELMKKMIHQFALEYASKCLHHTSTNGVTTRTSSPVSEPSDAPLDLTLSRTQEEKESESEPDGVLDLSNRNSACSATSSTSSSNHKASGSLLPSLTEELGDLGHGGNKCRQSSALDAVLSSLCPSHSSLLYQILKLAHQEKLLLFLNHRPVGQIESPCCHCGVNPQDNVTPNAVPFSECKAYNSSPYYPLTDCDHQGHGSTLYHPGGCQSNCSTHHYPLTNSKSEAPLGSSCCCFQRSRMETYPVLCPKRLHCISCQSLPVSHINTIVCSFTSPPSASKSPSLCTPSSSFCPSSSICCNQHNPHSCPCYLNHVCLTQVSSTIEGGVGDGDPPCPVLKREQSPSPPPLSPIPSDINKKTDEKPPSLLHHRQEEEADVMVKDGLVNASHQEVDMDTASEEKLVCRMARSSHTEQNPNGTSLQDVVNRFSEKLETIEPVEKDPPLVSNAIYVSEKEQPQSPSTSQNLQHVDAHLTEIITTVLHTGSASDYNLSELFNRHDSTEPKSPNTRSRRRQEVLAAMATPPDDASTRRHTLQIKRELAMFDQSYTRRKVPLAKRARLKDENVTESTSNTSSDSNLVKEESKREMEVDVEPVENHGVGEGPLKMLTAQSDRDEVKEEIQTVIVTEEIQIIKAEKKEREIFSEDKGLTFSGTQTLAPELQSKCSSGSMGDILQTRGMTVTATSTKQRNRPCEEDGKGSSAGSDRNHEEAPAGQNSDSEGRRSRRNIVPPQRFSSYVTEPRKMFFVACFSESVFNQKTRKDKALTSSISDALSKDPDAKDSQIESKSETPLSSREHTWKFASEPAQREQRGPSDKQSNSNKVFPQNVAAKEKNSTKPSSDNGTDGSDCGAKTFGRLRSSPKRLPDSKTASRTPTNTSNMDVTINSFTCFESPPNAQVQYTSPIKLMFVSPVKDKEGIRYSLKSAGTSGQAEEPFDPYEESSWSGTLQKHTSLSTELATSQVKSVFSPLKSATSPARSVHSPTKSASSPPKSASSPPKSASSPPKSASSPPKSVSSAPKSASSPAKSVSSTPKSASSPAKSVSSTPKSASSPAKSVSSTPKSPSSPSKSSASPAKSASSLKSASSSPKISSRRSGEGTPTKRAAGTERSPGGLLSFHETTPPKRRPGRPKKLGPQLEQKVKRPIGRPRKQKAVDSLMGTKMANGKSDVPSDVEENVNKNLKITVVYGRSRRNKRTVSESFDQLQTEFHDAWQAVGLKSDLGILMHNSNTCSGSITTASTELSKELNFVSPMKESAPQSSGNVKCQKRDDSVPSRKPGRPAKVKISGISVTVTTVSPRQRKIQINKDTRQSPDTLIHKKVLLPEFKSAKEPRTISRQSTSKSSQTEEGKETRDETRDKLPDQLVAVRHSMRVRKPSIHFLHAVATSTSRSYSHSTALLRRSKQLLLNKANNERRQAEQQSSVEISGEKRPLYGQERKNISQDLSRVAGISVDSIFTPKETLRWWAASAEEKTMNQELARRIRLISDTWVSDTVENQEKEIAFNSKLGTKGNRKSKHSSVVRTLFDCPPNKPRSCSMQQLCSWFMQTTETQSLAIVKKASSRNPYELMHFPRSTNKKSVCHSPQAERLRRHIKKFAKLVPKSPLQHQQAQRRLRKRNEASLSTHDIRRQLFTPRFATGMLNQGAQWRRSRAFSKYQATLFRATTRFLNRKERERWQKRQRDKNIKVATSCSNGHVVTRLQPKRKALRRSAKYQSSDCLENSSATSSVDQTQEPVDVPKEQNLCSKAWSPETLKECRVFLRKINSPDNESAEEEWDSCTVTLDDGSPSAYLFAGKERELVGVVKAVKTARKRSMSRTASRELAGSAPKSVQEQDEMPVGRQKGKYRSPGVVSTEPPQPPPAKMRQSRMRGLTGPRWCDFVFEN, encoded by the exons ATGGCGTGCTCGACCTCTCCAACAGGAACTCTGCCTGCTCAGCAACTTCATCAACATCCTCATCTAATCACAAAGCCTCAGG CTCCTTGCTGCCATCACTTACTGAAGAGTTGGGAGATCTTGGACATGGAGGGAACAAGTGTCGTCAGAGCTCTGCGCTGGATGCTGTTCTCAGCTCACTCTGCCCATCACATAGTTCCTTACTCTACCAGATCCTGAAGCTGGCACACCAGGAAAAATTGCTGTTGTTCCTTAATCACAGACCTGTGGGTCAAATTGAATCTCCCTGCTGTCATTGTGGTGTAAACCCACAAGATAATGTTACCCCTAATGCAGTCCCATTTAGTGAATGTAAAGCTTATAACAGCAGCCCGTACTACCCTTTAACTGATTGTGATCATCAAGGTCATGGCAGTACATTGTATCATCCAGGGGGCTGCCAGTCCAATTGTAGCACCCATCACTACCCTTtaacaaacagtaaaagtgAAGCTCCTCTGGgctcaagctgctgctgttttcagaggTCCAGGATGGAAACCTACCCTGTTCTTTGTCCCAAGAGGCTGCACTGCATTTCCTGCCAAAGCCTGCCTGTAAGTCACATCAACACCATAGTGTGTTCATTTACATCCCCTCCTTCGGCATCTAAATCCCCATCACTGTGTACTCCCTCCTCTAGTTTTTGCCCTTCCTCATCGATCTGCTGTAACCAACACAACCCCCACTCTTGTCCCTGCTATTTAAACCATGTCTGTCTGACCCAGGTCAGTAGCACAATAGAAGGAGGGGTTGGAGACGGGGATCCTCCTTGTCCAGTCctgaagagagagcagagcccctctcctccccctctgtccccAATCCCCTCGGACATCAATAAGAAAACTGACGAAAAGccaccctccctccttcaccatagacaggaggaggaagctgacGTAATGGTTAAAGATGGTCTTGTTAATGCAAGCCACCAGGAAGTAGATATGGATACAGCTTCCGAAGAGAAGCTAGTGTGTAGGATGGCAAGAAGTAGTCACACCGAGCAGAACCCAAATGGGACTTCACTCCAAGATGTCGTGAATCGCTTCAGTGAGAAATTGGAGACAATCGAACCTGTAGAGAAAGACCCACCTCTGGTTTCCAATGCCATTTATGTCTCTGAaaaggagcagccacagtccCCCTCAACCAGTCAGAACTTGCAACATGTTGATGCCCATCTGACTGAAATCATTACCACAGTGCTTCATACAGGCAGTGCTAGTGACTACAATCTCAGTGAGCTTTTCAATCGCCATGATAGCACAGAGCCCAAGTCACCTAATACCCGCTCCCGTCGTCGCCAGGAAGTTCTTGCTGCTATGGCAACACCTCCTGATGATGCTTCAACCAGAAGGCATACTTTACAAATTAAACGAGAGCTTGCCATGTTTGACCAGTCTTACACCAGGAGAAAGGTGCCACTAGCAAAGAGGGCAAGACTGAAAGATGAAAACGTGACTGAATCTACATCAAACACTTCATCGGATTCAAACCTAGTCAAAGAGGAGTCTAAGAGAGAAATGGAGGTAGATGTGGAACCTGTGGAGAATCATGGAGTTGGTGAGGGACCTCTGAAAATGCTCACTGCACAAAGTGACAGAGATGAAGTAAAAGAGGAGATACAGACAGTTATAGTAACAGAAGAAATTCAGATCATTAAAGcggagaagaaagaaagagagatatTTAGTGAGGACAAAGGTCTTACTTTCtcaggcacacaaacacttgcccctgagctgcagagcaagTGCAGCTCAGGCTCAATGGGTGACATCCTACAAACACGGGGGATGACAGTGACTGCAACCTCAACAAAACAGCGTAACAGGCCCTGTGAAGAAGATGGTAAAGGTAGCAGTGCTGGAAGCGATAGGAACCACGAAGAAGCCCCAGCAGGTCAAAATTCTGACAGTGAGGGGAGGAGATCCAGGAGGAATATTGTCCCTCCACAGCGATTCTCCTCCTATGTAACAGAGCCCAGGAAGATGTTCTTTGTTGCATGTTTCTCTGAAAGCGTCTTCAATCAGAAAACACGTAAGGACAAGGCTTTGACATCAAGCATCTCGGATGCCTTGTCCAAAGATCCAGATGCTAAGGACTCCCAGATTGAATCAAAAAGTGAAACCCCTCTGTCCTCACGTGAGCACACATGGAAGTTTGCCTCTGAACCTGCACAAAGAGAACAACGTGGACCATCTGATAAACAGTCAAACAGTAACAAGGTATTTCCACAAAATGTGGCTGCCAAAGAGAAGAATTCGACAAAACCCAGCTCAGACAATGGGACAGATGGCAGTGACTGTGGTGCCAAAACTTTTGGAAGGCTGCGATCGTCTCCAAAAAGACTGCCAGACTCAAAGACTGCTTCAAGAACTcccacaaacacatcaaatatgGATGTCACCATTAATTCCTTTACCTGTTTTGAGAGCCCTCCAAACGCTCAAGTCCAGTACACTAGTCCAATTAAGCTCATGTTTGTATCACCAGTAAAGGATAAGGAAGGAATCCGATACAGTCTCAAATCAGCAGGCACTAGTGGACAAGCAGAGGAACCCTTTGACCCATATGAAGAGTCTTCTTGGTCAGGGACTcttcagaaacacacaagcCTGAGCACTGAGTTGGCTACTTCACaagtaaaatctgttttttcaccACTAAAGTCTGCTACCTCACCTGCAAGATCTGTTCATTCACCAACAAAGTCAGCCTCTTCGCCACCCAAGTCAGCCTCTTCGCCACCCAAGTCAGCCTCTTCGCCACCCAAGTCAGCCTCTTCGCCACCCAAGTCTGTCTCCTCAGCACCCAAGTCAGCTTCTTCACCAGCCAAGTCTGTCTCTTCAACACCCAAGTCAGCTTCTTCACCAGCCAAGTCTGTCTCTTCAACACCCAAGTCAGCTTCTTCACCAGCCAAGTCTGTCTCCTCAACACCCAAGTCACCTTCTTCACCAAGTAAGTCCTCTGCTTCACCAGCAAAGTCTGCCTCTTCACTGAAGTCAGCTTCCTCATCACCTAAAATAAGTTCCAGAAGGTCTGGTGAAGGTACTCCAACTAAGCGTGCAGCTGGAACTGAGAGATCACCCGGCGGCTTGCTATCTTTCCATGAAACCACTCCTCCAAAAAGGCGTCCAGGTCGGCCAAAGAAGCTGGGACCACAGCTGGAGCAAAAAGTGAAGAGGCCAATTGGTCGACCACGCAAGCAGAAGGCTGTGGATTCACTAATGGGGACAAAAATGGCAAACGGAAAATCTGATGTACCATCCGACGTTGAGGAGAATGTAAACAAGAACCTCAAAATAACAGTAGTGTATGGCCGTTCAAGGAGAAATAAACGAACGGTGTCTGAGAGCTTTGACCAGCTCCAAACAGAATTCCATGATGCTTGGCAAGCAGTGGGCCTTAAAAGTGACTTGGGAATTTTAATGCACAACTCTAACACCTGCTCAGGTAGTATCACAACAGCCTCAACAGAGTTGTCAAAGGAATTAAATTTTGTCAGCCCTATGAAAGAGTCTGCACCTCAATCTAGCGGTAATGTCAAATGCCAGAAACGGGATGATTCTGTACCATCAAGGAAACCAGGTAGACCAGCAAAAGTTAAAATATCTGGAATCTCAGTTACAGTAACCACAGTATCACCTCGACAACGTAAAATCCAGATAAACAAGGACACCCGGCAGTCCCCTGACACACTAATTCATAAAAAAGTACTTCTACCGGAATTCAAGTCTGCCAAAGAGCCCAGGACAATCAGTCGTCAGTCAACAAGCAAAAGCAGTCAAacagaggaagggaaagaaaCAAGGGATGAAACTAGAGACAAACTGCCAGATCAGCTGGTGGCAGTGCGTCACTCAATGAGAGTGAGAAAGCCCTCAATCCATTTTCTGCATGCAGTTGCCACCTCCACCTCTAGATCATACAGTCACAGTACTGCTCTACTACGGCGCTCTAAACAACTTCTGCTGAATAAGGCCAACAATGAAAGGAGACAGGCGGAGCAACAAAGCAGTGTAGAAATTTCAGGGGAGAAAAGACCGCTCTATGgacaagagagaaagaacatCTCTCAGGACCTGAGTAGAGTGGCAGGGATATCTGTCGACTCAATCTTTACCCCAAAAGAAACGCTAAGGTGGTGGGCAGCATCAGCTGAGGAAAAGACCATGAACCAGGAGCTTGCCAGGCGAATACGCCTCATCTCTGACACTTGGGTCTCAGACACTGTGGAGaaccaagaaaaagaaattgcATTCAATTCTAAACTAGGCACTAAAGGCAACAGGAAGTCCAAACATTCCTCTGTGGTTCGAACTTTGTTCGACTGTCCTCCTAATAAACCAAGGTCCTGTAGcatgcagcagctctgctcctgGTTTATGcagaccacagagacacagtctCTGGCTATTGTCAAGAAAGCGAGCTCTCGGAATCCCTACGAACTTATGCACTTCCCTCGTTCTACcaataaaaaaagtgtttgccACAGTCCTCAGGCCGAGCGACTCCGCAGACACATcaagaaatttgccaaattGGTGCCTAAAAGTCCTCTGCAACATCAACAGGCTCAAAGAaggctgagaaagaggaatgaGGCATCTCTATCAACACATGATATTAGGCGACAACTTTTCACTCCCAGGTTTGCAACAGGCATGCTTAATCAGGGAGCCCaatggaggagaagcagagcatTTAGCAAATACCAGGCCACTCTATTTAGAGCAACGACAAGGTTCCTAAACcggaaagaaagggagaggtggcaaaagaggcagagagataaaAACATAAAGGTAGCTACAAGTTGTTCAAATGGACATGTAGTGACCAGACTACAGCCAAAACGTAAAGCATTACGCAGATCAGCAAAATATCAGTCATCCGACTGTCTGGAGAACAGTTCTGCCACCAGTTCTGTCGACCAAACTCAGGAGCCTGTTGATGTACCCAAAGAGCAGAACCTCTGCTCTAAAGCCTGGAGTCCTGAGACGCTGAAGGAATGCCGGGTGTTTCTGAGGAAGATCAACTCTCCAGACAATGAATCAGCTGAGGAAGAGTGGGACTCCTGTACCGTGACACTGGATGATGGGTCACCTTCTGCATACCTCTTtgcaggaaaggagagagaactGGTAGGAGTTGTTAAAGCTGTGAAAACTGCAAGAAAAAGGAGTATGAGTAGGACTGCCTCAAGAGAGCTAGCAGGTTCTGCCCCTAAATCAGTCCAGGAGCAGGATGAGATGCCAGTGGGGAGGCAGAAAGGCAAATACAGAAGTCCTGGGGTTGTGTCTACTGaaccaccacaaccaccaccagCGAAAATGAGACAATCGCGAATGAGGGGCCTAACCGGGCCGAGGTGgtgtgactttgtgtttg AAAACTAA